One window of Pieris napi chromosome 14, ilPieNapi1.2, whole genome shotgun sequence genomic DNA carries:
- the LOC125055869 gene encoding venom serine carboxypeptidase-like, whose product MFKWLVFLTCTNAVLSTTDLYSLPELPPGEAPEPIISFMEKTYAFGRGRMAYDSGEPLLLSPLIEEKKIEEARKAAYVEPEYLLPGMESYAGYLTVNKEYNSNLFFWYFPVQGSPVEETPWIIWLQGGPGASSLYGLFTEIGPFNVNKENELEEMKYSWGQNHSLLFIDNPVGTGFSFTDDDRGYATNQTTIGENLYTALQQFLTLFPELRKAPLTIAGESYAGKHIPSLGVQILWHRQEDPAINLQGLAIGNGFIDPLSLQRYSYFVRETGLVDDKAANFMNQIETAVVQFINNGEMLKAYAYYNYLLQLFLSESKLNNLYNYLQDEISLDGAYLDYIQRDDVRRALHVGNTNFTSIGVVYKKLVPDFMGSAKHWLEELLENYRVMLYNGHLDIIVAYHPSVNTYDALSFSGSTEYRLAKRNPWYHNEELAGYFKMAGNLTEVMIRGAGHMVPADKPPAALGLISAFARGIALTQDTGSLVPEKNSLRTRQLPVN is encoded by the exons ATGTTCAAATGGCTCGTCTTTCTCAC ATGCACAAATGCGGTCCTTTCCACAACAGACCTCTACTCTCTTCCCGAATTGCCTCCGGGAGAAGCTCCTGAACCCATTATTTCGTTTATGGAAAAAACATATGCCTTTGGAAGAGGAAGAATGGCTTATGATTCTGGGGAGCCTCTACTTCTGTCCCCATTGATAGAAGAGAAAAAGATAGAAGAAGCAAGAAAAGCGGCATACGTCGAACCTGAATATCTATTGCCTGGTATGGAGAGTTACGCAGGTTATTTGACT GTAAACAAAGAATATAATTCGAATCTATTCTTCTGGTATTTCCCCGTTCAAGGGAGTCCAGTTGAAGAAACTCCATGGATAATTTGGCTTCAAGGAGGTCCAGGTGCTTCTTCACTCTATGGTCTCTTTACGGAAATAGGTCCTTTCAATGTCAATAAAGAAAACGAACTGGAAG aaATGAAATATTCGTGGGGTCAAAATCACTCTCTTCTATTCATAGACAATCCTGTCGGAACCGGGTTCAGCTTTACCGATGATGACCGGGGCTATGCCACTAACCAGACAACG ATTGGCGAAAACCTATACACAGCCCTACAGCAGTTCCTAACACTCTTCCCTGAATTACGAAAAGCTCCTTTGACAATTGCAGGAGAGTCATATGCTGGGAAACATATCCCGTCCCTTGGAGTGCAAATATTGTGGCATAGGCAGGAGGATCCAGCTATTAATCTTcag GGTCTTGCCATTGGTAACGGGTTTATCGATCCATTATCCCTTCAAAGGTACAGCTACTTCGTACGTGAAACTGGTTTAGTGGATGATAAAGCGGCGAACTTTATGAACCAAATCGAAACAGCGGTGGtgcaatttattaacaatggAGAAATGCTCAAGGCATATGCT TATTACAACTACTTACTACAATTATTCCTGTCTGAGTCAAAACTAAATAACTTATACAACTACCTCCAAGATGAAATTAGCCTCGATGGTGCCTATTTAGACTATATTCAAAGGGATGACGTCAGAAGAGCGTTACATGTAGGAAACACAAATTTCACATCAATCGGGGTTGTGTATAAAAAGCTAGTCCCCGATTTTATGGGAAGCGCTAAACACTGGCTCGAAGAATTACTAGAGAATTACAGGGTCATGCTTTataa TGGTCACTTGGACATTATTGTTGCATACCATCCTTCAGTGAATACGTATGATGCCCTATCATTTTCCGGTTCGACAGAATACCGGCTTGCAAAACGAAATCCTTGGTACCACAATGAAGAATTGGCTGg GTATTTCAAAATGGCGGGAAATCTGACAGAAGTTATGATCCGCGGCGCTGGACATATGGTTCCCGCAGACAAACCGCCAGCAGCATTAGGATTGATTTCAGCATTTGCTCGCGGAATCGCTTTGACCCAAGATACTGGGTCTTTGGTCCCAGAAAAAAATTCCTTAAGAACTCGTCAACTGCCAGTGAActaa